In Saccharothrix syringae, the following are encoded in one genomic region:
- a CDS encoding fatty acid desaturase family protein, translated as MRVWRVSPRDGLLVACSLTHFAVMFWCAATWAQAGWPGRVAQVALLAVMTAYNIIVVAHLFTHLPWFASARLNAVASALNSVNIGQSAQAYGLMHVRNHHRYNNDAPGETGTTKDLSSTYRDGENGEHAPLLRYAIGGALQSLRDRGRELPLLLGLTRPGAGELMLLSLAWRREPRRSRELRQIRVDRAAHWLSLAALTAISWEWTLFCYLPAYFLALVMVNVQNYYRHYGADPDNRAADSVSHYGRLYNRLAFNDGYHQEHHLNPSAHWSQLPAVRRRHRARLDAQPRIVSPLPAMLGFLHTRRPLLHRARAEGGRS; from the coding sequence ATGCGCGTCTGGAGGGTTTCACCGCGGGACGGCCTGCTGGTGGCCTGCAGCCTCACCCACTTCGCGGTCATGTTCTGGTGCGCCGCCACCTGGGCCCAGGCCGGCTGGCCGGGCCGCGTGGCGCAGGTCGCGCTGCTCGCCGTGATGACCGCGTACAACATCATCGTCGTGGCGCACCTGTTCACCCACCTGCCGTGGTTCGCCTCGGCCCGGCTGAACGCGGTGGCGTCCGCGCTGAACTCGGTCAACATCGGGCAGTCCGCGCAGGCGTACGGGCTGATGCACGTGCGCAACCACCACCGGTACAACAACGACGCCCCGGGGGAGACCGGCACCACGAAGGACCTGTCCTCCACGTACCGGGACGGCGAGAACGGGGAACACGCGCCGCTGCTGCGCTACGCGATCGGCGGGGCGTTGCAGTCGCTGCGCGACCGCGGCCGCGAGCTGCCGCTCCTCCTGGGCCTGACCAGGCCCGGTGCCGGTGAGCTGATGCTCCTCTCGCTGGCCTGGCGCCGGGAACCCCGGCGCAGCAGGGAGCTGCGCCAGATCAGGGTCGACCGCGCGGCGCACTGGCTGTCGCTGGCCGCCCTCACCGCGATCTCCTGGGAGTGGACCCTGTTCTGCTACCTGCCGGCCTACTTCCTGGCGCTGGTCATGGTGAACGTGCAGAACTACTACCGGCACTACGGCGCCGACCCGGACAACCGGGCCGCCGACTCGGTCAGCCACTACGGCCGGCTGTACAACCGGCTCGCGTTCAACGACGGCTACCACCAGGAGCACCACCTGAACCCGAGCGCGCACTGGTCGCAGCTGCCGGCCGTGCGGCGGCGGCACCGGGCCCGGCTGGACGCGCAGCCCCGGATCGTCAGCCCGCTGCCCGCCATGCTCGGTTTCCTGCACACCCGCCGGCCGCTGCTGCACCGCGCCCGGGCGGAGGGAGGACGCTCGTGA